The sequence tttattctttaactttggaatttacctgaaagggaaaaaaatttgaacctccaaggacaaataactacagccccgagccgcgtccgctcgaggtttcgcgctatccgaacgctctgcgcgtcatctaccccgtcgaccgcttcttcctctcccgcagATTGACTTGAGACGGGGACTTCACGCTTTGCCcttaattcccttgccatccttcatatagttcttgaccgcggtgacctattctcgctcggcttcccgatccTGTCAattaccgcgacctccttcctccgagattccgcgactcaaactcgccccgcgtgtccgtcgccgaacgccgacgacgcccgcgatccccccgacgtcgctcggtcTCGGGCGACCGACCGGTGCGCGGCCGACCGAGGGCGGCGCTGGACGGCTTGCGCTGCGGCagaatgtaatggcgagggacgctaatgctgactaggaggacagaatatgctaagcgaattcggctgaaacttgatgcggagcgatttcgacgtggacgggagatgccaaaGGCTACGGGAaggtctttccgtcgaggcgtgaggttgggatcagaccccctcgctttctaaactcctctgcggacgggagcccgggtgcggccggATCCAAACTtggccccgcgctggatctacggtcggcctcccggccgtgcgggggacagggaaaacacctaagatattatattgacatatggctaaaggactggatgtgcacacctgactccttataccgctcagcctgaatttcagaatggcatcgctctacgcctcggcgTCCGTACcgcccttccagaggcacggggacggttgggtcgcggtctaagtcctcggtctatcggggcaaaCTCTCGGGCAAAGCCGTGTAAATAAccgaccgaacggagcggtactgcgggaaggctgactgcagctgccgcttctgctgagttaatcctaaccctaaccctgacctaaccctgactctgaccgtgaccctaacgctaacctaggcctaggcctacacCTAAGCCTAGCCGTAACCCTggccgtaacctaagcctaaccctaactgtaacctaacactaatcctgacctaaccctgactctgaccgtgaccctaaccctaacctaatcctaaacctatgcgtaagcctaaccctaaccctgtccgtaacctaagcctaaccctaactgtccACAGTTTTCCTTCATTATCTgcaataagaaaagaaaacacacacatactaAGCCGTGTCAGCAGTATCGTGTCGGTCAACACCGACCCATTCCACAACACCCATTTCCTCCTACGTTCCACGGCATTCCATTCAGTGTGTTGTGCCAGGGGTGCAGGCAGAAACCCTCATAGCTCATGACACCTAAGACAGGAAGAAACAAAATGTATTTAACACTTGGGACAAGTCCCCAGCCCTACACTCCGCCCCTACCCTAGCTCACTATAAATGTTCATCCGAGTCCAAATGGGCCCACAAAGCTCCtaaaaaacaagaaggaaacactgAACTGAGTAATCCTCAACTcccaccaccgcctcaccttGTCAGCCGCCAATGGGCATGCAGCTTCACCCCTCTGAGTTTGCCtgtggcacctgcaaaaacaaaggcaaatgACACAGTTGATGACCCTGATCCCTCATCTCTTCTTCCCAGGTGGAATCAAAGCCTCTTTCCCCTCAAGCTTGTCCCAGCTTACCTAGGACTTTGGCttccctgggcacaccagcctcTCTGTGGCAGTATGTTTGTACACCCAGAGCCTACCTGTTCCCATTTTTGTCATCAAAGCCAGGCAGCGGGACAGAGCTGGCACTTGACAACACCAAACACAACACCTCGGGGACGGGAGGACAGGTTTGCCAGCTTCTCCCTCCTCCCAGGGACAGTTTGTTTGTCTGCCCCAGGTGACAGCAAGACCAGAGTCTGTCCCCAAAGAAGGTGCCGCGGGGTGGGGACAAGGCTGGAGACCTGTCCCCAGGCCTGTCAGCACAGCAAAGCCCGGCTGGGTCAGGatccagcacagctgctgccatggggacagtgacagaacGCCACCAGGCCCCCGACCCCAGGGGACACTAACAGTTCCGTGTCATTGTGCTGGGGGACGCAGCGGTGTGGAAGTCATCACTGCTGCGTTGTTTTGCAGAGGGGACAGGtggaggggacgtggggacggCCACCCCCTGTCCCTCTGTCGGCGTGGAGTTCTACAGCCgcactgtccctctgtcacccacCGGCAAAGCcaagctgcagctctgggacacAGCCGGCCAGGAGAGGATCAGGtgaggtggggacagggacggggacatgcccccccgcccccaggaCTGCAGCACCAGGCTGACTCATCCCTCCGTGCCAGGGTGGGTGTGAAGTCCCCAGCCAGGCGTGCAGGGACAGGTGACAATGGCTCGTTGGGCTGAGGACACTTTAGAGGCTGTTGCAACCTTCTGCTGAACTTGCAGCGAAGCCAGAGCTGGCCAAGTGTGTAGGGCAGGGTGTAGGCCCTGGGATGCTAGTCCTGGTGTGTGAGTCCTGGAGTGCTAGTCTAGTCCTGGGGTGTCGGAGCACTGGGGGTGGGCGATTTCCTTCCTGATTACATCAGGTTGAAATCAGGAGCTCCTGGAAGCGGGAAAGAGGCTCAAATGGGGTGACAAGCCAGGTGCTGTTGCTGGAGCGAGGGGTCTCACTCTCCCCCCAATCCCCAGGAGTcttttggggaccccagggtctgggggtgccccATTTCTCAGGCCCTTCAGCACCCAcccatccctgctgcaccatGGGTTGTGTGGGGGCAGAGGGATCCTGAAGCCCCTGAAACCCCACCCAGGTCTCCTCTAAGTATCCCAGTCCTGGGGGGGGATGCTGAACAGAAAATGGGGGTGCAAATGGTGTGGGCAGGTCTCCCCTTCCTGCTCCTGAGGTCCCAGCTGGGACCCAAATATGCCCCCAGGTTAAGTAGGTGTGGGGGGTGATAGGGTGTCCCCCAAActttcccccagtgtccccaggtccATCACCAGGTCCTTCTACCGGAGCACGGCAGGGGTGCTGCTGGTGTTCGACCTCACTAACCACGCGTCCTTCGAGCACATCCCCAAGTGGTACCGTGAGGCCGTCGGGGATCGTCTCCCTGTCTTTGTGCTGGTGGGACACGTGTGACCTGGTGGCCGAGCGCGTCGTGTTGGCAGAGGAGGCTGGGGACCTGGCAGCCACCCTGGGCATGGCCTTCGTGGAGACTTCAGTCCATGGCAACCTCAACGTGGAGCTGGCCTTCCAGACACTGGCAGGGGACATCCAGAGGGCACTGGGACAGGGGACTCTTACCTCACACCGGGACTGCGGTGGCATCAGGCTCCTCCCCACTCAGAGCGGCCTCTGGCCCCCAGCACGTGGGGAGCCCCAGGCGTGGTGCCAGTgctgatggggacatgggggggacatgagaCCCTCCCCTGATGGGTGTGGTTCTCTCTCACTCCTCCTTGGGCTGCATCCCTACCCAGCCTTGGGTTTATTTCAAGCTTTAATTTGGgagctctgaaaaaaataatatcctgTTGCAAGAGTGTTTTTAATAAATCTGATGCTTTTCCACACCAAATAAAGGTTGTGCTGAGTGCCAGACCCCtgacaaggacaaactgccatgCTCAGTCCATGACACAGGGGATGCTCTGCTTTTGGGGGGGTCGCTGGTGGGGTAAAGCTGCCCTGTGTCACATggtggggtgatggttttaaactaaaaggggagattcaggctgaaaTTGTTGCCTCtgtgggtggtgagagcctggcactggatggccagagaggtggtggatgaaccacccctggagacaccccaggccaggctggatggggctctgagcaacctgagctggtgaaaatgtccctgctcatggcaggggtggtattgggggacctgggaaggtcccctcaacccaaactcttctgtgattctattgacCTTGTGTCACAGGGCCACCccctgggaaaatgggacaaggCACCTCCCAAGTGCTTCCAGACGGATGAAACTGAGGAAAAAGGGAGCAAGGAGGCTCAGAATGGGCCACTCAGTGCTCATAGCAGTGGGAACGCCTCCTGGGTGGAGACGCCAGGTCCTGCCTGCACATGCTCCCAGCGCAGGGGCGGCGGGTCCCAGCAGCTGACGGAGGTGCCGATGGAGCTGCGGTGGCAATACCAGTTCCGGGTGATCATGCTGGGGGACTCGACGGTGGGGAAATCCTCACTGCTGCGGCGCTACACCGAGGGCATCTTCCTGGATGCCGTCAACCAGACGGTGGGGGTGGATTTCTATGTTCAGTTCGTGGAGCTGGAGCCAGGGCTGCAGGTGAAGCTGCAGTTCTGGGACACAGCCGGGCAGGAGCGGTTCAGGTGGGTCCAGgttgtggggtggggggtgggggggtgatgGAGCCAAGTGTCCCCCCTGTATTTGGGGTGTGGGTGGGATGTTGTGATCTCAACCCCAGGGAGTTCCTGGGTACAGGTGTGtgcgtgtccccccaccccatggGTGAGGAACCACAATGACGAGCCAAAGCCAAGGGTGTTCCCAGGAAAAGAGCCCTTGGGGTTGCCTCGTCAGCCCTGGCTCCAGCTCCAAAGCGCGTACGGGACCCTGCAAACTCCACTCTGCCCCCTCAGCGGCAGGGGGCTGGGGAAAAAGACTGGGAGCCCAGTGGGAGCTGAACAACGCGGCTTTTCCAGCACAGCTGCTGGGAGCCTTGGCACCTCATGGCTGGGGCTGCCaccactggccaggctgctgggaacaggagagtttgagggaCAAGGCTGTGGAGTCAGGAGAGCTCGAGGGACATGGCTGTGGGGAGAGGACAGCTTGTGGGACatggctgctggggacaggggagctCGGTGGCTGTGGTAGAGGGGACAGACGAGCTTTGGTGGCTGAGTAGGAACAGAGCTGCCCAGACCACTTGCTGATAGAGCCAAAGGGACAATTCTCACTCTCGGGAGCAGGGTGACAGTTGTGGgggggaggagatgctggggtTGCCCTGCATCAGGGGAgatgctgcccagggcagcactGGAGATCCCGAGGGGAGGTCTCACTCCATTTCTCTCATGTCCCAGGTCTGTGACTCGCTCCTACTATCGCAACTCGGCGGGGGGGATGTTGCTCTTTGACCTCACCAACCGTGCGTCCTTCGAGAGCGTCCGCCGGTGGCACCGGGAGGTGACAGAGACGGTCCAGCCATTCCGCATGGTTTTCTTGCTGGTGGGGCACAAAAGTGAcctggcagggcagaggcgggTGGGCAGGAGGGAGGCAGAGAAGCTGGCAGCCTCTTTGGGGGTGCAGTACGTGGAGACCTCAGCCAAGGACGCCAGCAACGTGGTCCAGGCGTTCCAAACACTGACGCTGGGCATCTATCAGGCACTGCAAACGGGGCGGCTGGTGGCCAGTGAGGCATGGGACGGGGTGAAGAGCAGCATCCCGCTGCCGTGCAAGGCTGCAGTGCCggagaaggaggagaagtggAAGAGATGCTTGTGTTAGAGCTGGTGACGCTGGGAGGGATGGCACACCCCACCATGATGCACAAGGGATGAGGCAGAGATGGAGCAGCAAGCACGGATTAAACACCCCTGGTCATCTCTCTGCCTGCCCATGTTTTCCTGGGGAAGTGGTCACGGGAAGGGTAAATCCTGCAGAGACCCAGGTGTCACCCCCCTTTCCCCTATTCCCTCTACAAACCCCTTTCTCCAAGGCTCTCCCCATCCCCCAGAGAGAAACTGTGGGTCCTCCCGGCCCCCCAGCGTCCCATGTCAGATCAGTCTTGACCTAAAACCCCTTTTACTCCCTGTTTTATTCACTCAGAGGTGGTCTCCATCCCTGGGAGGTCAGGGTGGGCTGGTTGGAATGGCAGCTCTCCCAGGGCACcctgagctggagcagctgctgaacAATCCCCACATTCTTcccagcagtggctgcagtgcaGGAACAGCCTCACCTGGGGCTGCATTTGTGTGTGTCACACTTCCTGGGTTCTTCCAGGAGCCAAGGGAGCCCATACTGGTGTCTGAACTGGGAGCCCATACTGGTTTCCAAATTACCTCAGCCCCAGCGGTTTCCCTCATGGATGCCAAGCAGGGAAGACAGGTCCCAGTCCTGCCCGTGGGCACCAAGAAGACTCCCATAGCACAGGGGTTTGCAGAcctgctccctctgctccatGAGAAATGGCTCTTGCGGCTTCTCTGATAAAAACTGGATAGAGCAGAAACAGGCAGCAGGACATGGCCTTTCCttatagagtcattttggttggaaaagaccctcaagattaccaagtccaaccattcccccacccctagcactacctcatgtcctgagaacctcatatccatctgtccaaccctccagatacggtgactccagcactgccctgggcagtctgttgcaacacccaacagccctttggggaagaaattgttccccacatccaacgtcaacctcccctggcgcaacttgaggccgtttcctctgctcctggtgcttgttcctggggagcagagcccgatgccccctggctccaagctcctttcaggtagttcagagatcagaaggtctcccctcagctcctgttctccagctgaatcccccaggtccttCAGCCGCTCCCCATCAGAAAAATCCTTCCACTCACCCCAGAGCCCAGGGCAGATCTCTGACCAGAACAAACCCCCCACCCAGACCAGAAAAGTGGGGCTTCCTGTTTCACCAGCAACTCCCTCACACGCCGTTAGAAGAGCACAAGACTTTCCCATGGTTTTAGATTAATAATTTCCTTATTCATGTAAAACAAATGCAGGTATTTATATAAACACTGACATTACAAAGTACTGGAGCAGgtcagggcaggaaggaggaaacaaaaACCTCTACAGATGCTTCTAGTACTGTCCCACACAAGACCAAACACTCTCTCCCTTGGATGATCACTTACACAATAAACCACTTTCAAGTCACAAATAAAAAGTCTTTGTTTTGCATTGTGGTCTTAGAGGGGGATGAGGAAGAGGGTGTAGAATGTTTTTGGCAGACCTCATCATCAAGTTAAGATATTGCTGCAccattaataaaaaatatatgcttctctgtaaagcatttaaaaaaaaatatcccatggATGGCATCACGGAGAGGCAGACATCCCAAAACACAGAGGCATCTTCTCCTGGCTCTTCCCAGGAGCTATTTCTTGGTAGTTTTGCGAATCAGTGCCATTCTCTGTAAAAAGAGAAAAACGTGGGAATCTAAGCATCTCAGACAAGGTTACTGCAAAACAACTGTGCAGGAACAACGTATCTCAGGTTCTCTTGGGACTCTGCCTGACTCATTTCTGCACAGGTCTGTCAGGTCTGTTTGAATCTTAATGGGATCccagaggaaaagggaaatgtCTGCACTCCTCAACACCCAGGGTTGGAAGTGCAACACCAACACTAGCGAGAAAAGTGGGATTAAAGAGTGCTCGGATCAAATCCCACTTCACAGCCCCTCAGCTGGTTTTCAAACCATTTCGAGCTGAGCTGCAAGTTCTGCTGCTTCCCTTAGGGTGCATCCACCACCAGAGTGGGGCCAGAGCAACCTCAGTCCTCTCTGCACAAACAGGCGATGAGACTCTGGAACTTATTTCAAGCCCAAATCACTTAGAAGAGGCTAAAAATTCATGTCATGCCAGGAATTTGAGGCCACCCTCCGCATATCAGGCTTCTGCCCCATGATGCTTGGTGTTGTTCAGGGCTCCTCACCTGTTTGTGAGCTTCTGTAGTGCAGGCTTTTTTGTAGGGCCGGAtttcttcagaaccaaagcctggGATCCACATGTTCCACTGACGCTCTGGAAGAGAGCAGCCAGGTCAGCACAATCGCCCCCAACAGCCCACCCCAAGGGCAGCCTTGTCCTCACAAACAGGCAcaaacatcttcaccagctcaggttgttcagagccctgtccagcctggcctgggatgtctccagggatggttcatccaccacctctctgggtacctgggccaggctctcaccaccctcagggcaacaattcctttctcatgtccagcctgaatctcctctcctttagtttaaaaccatcatcccttgtcctgttgcaacaagccctgctcaaaagtctgtcctcatcttttttatcgtccccttttaagtacggaaaggtcacaaataaggtctccccggagccttgtcttctccagctgaacaccccaactctctcagcctgtcctcccagcagagctgttccagcccttggAACATTTTTGTAGTTATGTATCTGTAGGTACTTGTGGGTTTCCATCCCAACACTGCACCCAGCActcagctgaggaaaaaaaagaaaaatcactcacCGAGATGCAACTGGACATCTTTCACTTCCAGGGTGTTTGACTTGCGATGCCGCGCAAGCTGGCAGGCTGCCGTCACCACGCTCTCAATGAAATCATCAGCGATCTGCAACAGCATCTGCGGCAGGACAAGGACAACAACCTGTCTTGTCAGTACCGAGCAGCTGAAGTTATGCAGAAAGCATGAAAATGAGTCCTCAGAAGTCTGTATTTCAAAGGCGTTTGCTACAATCACTGGTTTAAAATGCTTTTTGATGCTGGGACGCAGGAACAGACACGGATGGCTGAAGGCTGCAGCAAATGTGAGAACACAGAAGCATAAAATGAAGCAGCCGTCCCTGCCTTGGACAAAGGGCCACCAGTTTGTGACAAATCCAAGATTAGCTCTATTTTGTAGCCCCTGCCATGGGTTGGTACCTACTTCTTCCACATCTTCATCCAGTTGCTCGTTCGGATCCACCTCCCGCACAAGGTCCTGCAATTTCTTCTTTGTTAAAACCTGAGAGTGTGGGAGAAGAGGGAAGGATTTACCAGATTTACCATGCTGCTTTAGCACAGCCACCAAAAAACTTCCTCCCCTGCTACCCTCCCCAGGCCCAAGTCACAGGTGTTGACACAGCCTATCAGCTCAAGAATGGCAGAGATAAGCATCATCAGGTGTTAAGGAGCCATTTTCAAGCACCAGTGAACAAAAATGGAATGCAGAGGTCAGGATAAATAAGTCTCCTGTGCTGAACTGGCACTGAGCTGCAGGCAAGAGGGGACAAAATCAGAAGTCTTAAGAGGCAGACAGTGACTAAATTTGTGCTCAGGGCACAAAGGAAGCATTTCCATGGCTGTAGCGCTTATCAGCTTTAGTGTTTCACAAGGAAAACAGCAAGATAGGTCAGTGTTGGGTTATTCTAGGGCAGAAGTGGTGGGGAGCAGAAATTTTCCTGCTGCTGGACAACAACAGGACACTTCAGTCTTGTAGGATGTGGATAAAAGTTCTCAGCACTGATCCATCCATCTGGTCAGATGAACCAGACACCCCTGGGAAACCTCTTCCCGGTTCCCTCACACTGCGGGAATAACTGCTGCATCTGTTTGTCGGGGGACACTTCCCAGAGAGGTGCCAGTGACACTGCAGAGACATCAGGGAGGGTTCCTGGAGTGCTTGCGCATTTTATGCACTTGTTGTCCCACTAGgacaagcaaacacacacaaattagCAGCTCCCGGCAGCGATGCTGTCTCTCACACTACCCCTCACACTCAGCTGCAGGCTACAAACTGCACTTTCAGTCTTCCCATCTAAACCACATTTAAAAAGAACTTCTCAATATACATTTTCCTGAGACTAAAAAAACCTCTACACTTACAGCATCCACACCCCATCCAGGGAAGAGAAACAACCTATGGAGACATTTGCTCACTCAGTCACTGATACAGATATTTATTAAGTTTTTGTTTGTAATTTAAGAAAGGAATGGAATTAAGTCTCAGGCAGGTCTGAGCATCTCCCCTGTTGTCCTAAAGCTGGAGATAAAATTACCTGGTTGCTCTCAGGACTGAGCCGTCCCCCTCCGCTCGGCGTCCCCGGCATCTTTGCCACAACGGTGCTGTTGGCCATGGAGCTCTGCGGGGGGGTGCTGGCGGTTTCGGGCTTTCCAGAAGAGAAGTTGGAGAGGTTGATCAAGGTCGATGGGCCAAACTGGTTCATAATCTGTTGGGCTTTAGCTTTTAGGTCGTAAAGTTTATCCAGGTCTTGTTTCTTCTTGGCGTTGTGGGGACCCAAACCAATCAACTGTAAAAGGATACAAAAGCTACAAGTTAGCAATGAGAAGGGGTTTAATGGGGCGATTGCAGCTTTGTCTAGAGGAAACCGCAGTGTCCTGAGGGGGCCCAGGGTTTTACAGAAGATCAGGTCTCTCCAGACGCAGCGAGAGGGAGGAGAAAtgtttagaaaaagagaaaacattcccTAGGATATGGAATTTGCCAGGAACAGCCAAGGGGCTGCAGGCAGCGCACAGACGAGAGGCAGCAGTTCAGCAGCTCGTTCCTGAGGCTGAATCCAGCACACATGTCCCCCCTGCCCTTCTGAATGCATTTCACTTGGACCACAAACAGCTTTGAGGAAGAGCTCACAGAGATCCCACTGCTCCCGTGGCAGCAGTGAAGGGAAGCGCAGGAGCAGCATTCAAGTCCTCTTCATGAGCCTGAGGACAGGGGGTTCATCTCCTGCGGTGTCTGCCACAGGATGGACACCTCATTTTCAGTAACACTGCACTCCAGGCCTGACCCACAGTGGTTCCTTGACAACAAAGGGTTCGTTTCAGGTTCTGAAAGCACAAGTCTGGGTTCTCAGAGGTAATGTGACTGAGAAACACAAGCGCTTGTCCGCACCTTCGAGTTGTGCTTCACACAGCAAGAGCCACAGCCAGTGCAGGCGGCTTTACCGATAACAGGGAATCAGAGATGAGTTGGGGCATCTTAATCGGTTACTCAGATCTTCCAGGTTCACCCTTAAGTTATTCAGGTTGTTGCCCACTGAGCCAACACACAGATCAACCAGCAGCTGTGGTGTTTCACTGCTGGAAGGCCCTAAAATCCCGGTTTGGTGACACTCTGTCCTTAATGCTCTGCAAAAAGAAACTCAGTGAAATCCTAGACCTTCCACCCCACAACTGCtgtgggcagcagggacaggtCTGTCACGTGCAATGAGCATTTACGGAACAGTTTGAGGTAAAAACTCCTTGTATAGCAGCTGCTGTTGGGCCTAGAGACAGCCAAGAAGCAGCTGCCACTTCCAAAAAGTCTAAGTGCTTGAGGATGAACTTACttacaagagaaagaaaagagtttAAACAGCTTTACAGCACATTCACGTACAAAACGATGAACAGAGCACCTGCTACACGAGCTACAAACAGACATTTTCCCCTCACCACACCAAGCTTGGTTAGTTTGGGTTAATTCACCCCAAATCACACACCAGGAATCACACCAGAATGCTCAGAGGCGGCTGCTTTAGTGCTTCACTTCACGGCAAACTCATGCAACGCTGCACTCGCAGACACAGAGAGAATTTAGAATTTATATCCAAGACGCGTTTCTGTGGCGCACTCAGCAAATTCTCAGCTTCATTTTAACTAATTAATGATGGAAAACCATTCCGTCCACACCCTAAAGCCCTCAGATGGCGTTTCTGGACAAGGAACTCAGCACAATATCAGGACTTCAGTGTATGCTAGGCTCGGTTTTAGCCTAGGCCGCTCTCAGGCCAGTCACCCCCACAACTCAGCTTACAAATCCACAAAGCAGGAATTCTTACCGACCACGGAGGGCAGAAAGCTCCAAAATCCTTGAGCCAAAAGCACTTTTATCACAATaaagttattttgtttgtttatttacagATTTCATCACGCCCTTCGCGTGCCATTAAGATCACCAAACGCCAAGTTAACGGGATGGGTGGATTCCCAGGATAAAAATCCCGCATGCCAACCCCAGTGCTTTTTACTTACAGCTATCTGAGTGTCTAGATCTTTAATTACATCAGCAACTGCCATGGGGCCAGCGAACGGAGAGGCCATTTCCCAAAGCCTTCTCAGAACGTCAGTGATCAGCGTTAACCTACTCTCGCTTCCTCCTCTTCCATTTAACTCTCATTCCTACAGGAACACCAGATATTTTTTCGTATCACCCACTCTACAATCAGACCACAAGAGGAAAGTTTCACGCAAGAGAGGACACGCTGGCTGTACTGCAGCACGAGAGGGTTTATCTGTCACACGATCATGAGTGGAAGATGAGGCATCTCTCAGGATCCTGAAGAGGGAATAGAAATTTGGccaaatttcatttttctgtcagaaaaCAGAGTTATCTTGGGACCTGCTGTCAGCAGCAATGTGCAGGTGAGCCCGGAGCACTTTCTCTCCATGGCAGGAATCGGGCTGGTGACCTCAATTAGCCCCACTTGTTAGGATTACAGCTGCAATTAAAGTCTACA is a genomic window of Patagioenas fasciata isolate bPatFas1 chromosome 25, bPatFas1.hap1, whole genome shotgun sequence containing:
- the LOC136112573 gene encoding ras-related protein Rab-39B-like, encoding MELRWQYQFRVIMLGDSTVGKSSLLRRYTEGIFLDAVNQTVGVDFYVQFVELEPGLQVKLQFWDTAGQERFRSVTRSYYRNSAGGMLLFDLTNRASFESVRRWHREVTETVQPFRMVFLLVGHKSDLAGQRRVGRREAEKLAASLGVQYVETSAKDASNVVQAFQTLTLGIYQALQTGRLVASEAWDGVKSSIPLPCKAAVPEKEEKWKRCLC
- the TAF12 gene encoding transcription initiation factor TFIID subunit 12 isoform X1, with translation MASPFAGPMAVADVIKDLDTQIALIGLGPHNAKKKQDLDKLYDLKAKAQQIMNQFGPSTLINLSNFSSGKPETASTPPQSSMANSTVVAKMPGTPSGGGRLSPESNQVLTKKKLQDLVREVDPNEQLDEDVEEVVVLVLPQMLLQIADDFIESVVTAACQLARHRKSNTLEVKDVQLHLERQWNMWIPGFGSEEIRPYKKACTTEAHKQRMALIRKTTKK
- the LOC136112585 gene encoding LOW QUALITY PROTEIN: ras-related protein Rab-42-like (The sequence of the model RefSeq protein was modified relative to this genomic sequence to represent the inferred CDS: inserted 2 bases in 1 codon; substituted 1 base at 1 genomic stop codon), with the translated sequence MGTVTERHQAPDPRGHXQFRVIVLGDAAVWKSSLLRCFAEGTGGGDVGTATPCPSVGVEFYSRTVPLSPTGKAKLQLWDTAGQERIRSITRSFYRSTAGVLLVFDLTNHASFEHIPKWYREAVGDRLPVFVLVGHXCDLVAERVVLAEEAGDLAATLGMAFVETSVHGNLNVELAFQTLAGDIQRALGQGTLTSHRDCGGIRLLPTQSGLWPPARGEPQAWCQC
- the TAF12 gene encoding transcription initiation factor TFIID subunit 12 isoform X2, whose product is MASPFAGPMAVADVIKDLDTQIALIGLGPHNAKKKQDLDKLYDLKAKAQQIMNQFGPSTLINLSNFSSGKPETASTPPQSSMANSTVVAKMPGTPSGGGRLSPESNQVLTKKKLQDLVREVDPNEQLDEDVEEMLLQIADDFIESVVTAACQLARHRKSNTLEVKDVQLHLERQWNMWIPGFGSEEIRPYKKACTTEAHKQRMALIRKTTKK